A genomic region of Acipenser ruthenus chromosome 9, fAciRut3.2 maternal haplotype, whole genome shotgun sequence contains the following coding sequences:
- the LOC117405862 gene encoding rho guanine nucleotide exchange factor TIAM1-like isoform X2, with product MEKSTEQVAAFCRSLHDMNPSELSSEAADSSGPQPAILRQLTDADKLRKVICELVETERTYVKDLKCLIDRYLTPLQKETFLTQDELDVLFGNLAEMLEFQNEFLQTLEDGTRLVPDLEKLEKVDQFKKVLFSLGGSFLYYADRFKIYSAFCASHTKVPKVFVKAKTDPAFKAFLDAQNPKQQHSSTLESYLIKPIQRVLKYPLLLRELFSLTDPESEEHYHLDVAMKAMNKVASHINEMQKIHEEYGAVFDQLIAEQIGEKKEVADLSMGDLLLHTTVVWLNPPASFGKWKKDPELAAFVFKTGVVFVYKDCSKQKKKMGASHRASISDERDPFRFRHMISTDALQVRALASADAEGGAVCEVVHVKSESEGRPERTFHLCCSSPESKKDFLKTIHSVLRDKQRRQLLKTESLPPNQQYVPFGGKRLCALKGARPVMNRAVSAPSRTLGKGKLVRNRFTIDTDSVFECSPARETQQQHQPQQAAISADTDRWVEEQFDLDQYEDQEDVKETDILSDDDEYCESVKGPTVEHDLPAQVKAVSLMDNTKPERENNQKTGDSRAMKMAHLKKQSAVSGLSCAIENTAEEVIWVRREDFVPVRNSDI from the exons ATGGAAAAG AGTACTGAGCAGGTTGCAGCTTTCTGTCGTAGTCTTCATGACATGAATCCCTCAGAGCTCTCTTCCGAGGCTGCAGACTCCTCTGGACCTCAACCTGCAATACTGCGGCAGCTGACCGATGCCGATAAACTGCGCAAAGTCATCTGCGAGCTGGTGGAAACTGAAAGAACCTACGTTAAA gaTTTAAAATGTCTTATTGACAGGTATTTAACACCTTTACAGAAAGAAACCTTTCTTACTCAAGACGAG CTTGATGTGCTTTTTGGAAACCTGGCAGAAATGTTGGAGTTCCAAAATGAATTTCTTCAAACACTTGAAGATGGAACAAGGCTGGTGCCTGATTTGGAAAAACTTGAAAAAGTTGATCAGTTCAAG AAGGTGCTATTCTCCCTGGGTGGCTCTTTTCTATACTACGCAGACCGCTTCAAGATCTACAGTGCATTTTGTGCCAGCCATACAAAAGTTCCAAAGGTGTTTGTAAAAG CTAAAACTGACCCTGCTTTCAAGGCCTTCCTTGATGCTCAGAATCCCAAACAGCAGCACTCCTCCACTCTGGAATCCTACCTGATTAAACCTATCCAGCGGGTGCTTAAGTACCCTTTGCTGCTAAGGGAGCTATTTTCCTTAACAGATCCTGAAAGTGAAGAACATTATCATCTTGATG ttGCAATGAAAGCCATGAACAAAGTAGCGAGCCACATTAATGAAATGCAAAAAATCCATGAAGAGTATGGTGCTGTATTTGACCAACTGATAGCAGAACAGATTGGAGAGAAAAAAGAG GTTGCAGATCTGTCGATGGGGGACTTGCTTCTTCACACAACAGTTGTTTGGCTTAACCCCCCTGCCTCTTTTGGAAAGTGGAAGAAAGACCCTGAGTTAGCAGCATTTG tttttaaaactGGCGTTGTATTTGTTTACAAAGATTGCtcaaagcagaagaaaaaaatg gggGCATCTCATAGAGCTTCAATCTCAGACGAGAGAGACCCATTTCGATTCCGCCACATGATTTCTACTGATGCTCTTCAAGTTCGTGCACTTGCCAGTGCAG ATGCTGAGGGAGGGGCTGTGTGTGAAGTTGTACATGTGAAATCTGAGTCTGAAGGGAGACCAGAAAGAACATTCCACCTCTGTTGCAG ttctccAGAGAGTAAGAAAGACTTTTTAAAGACCATCCACTCTGTTCTTCGGGATAAACAGCGAAGGCAGCTTCTCAAAACTGAAAGTTTACCACCTAATCAGCAGTATGTACCTTTTGGAGGGAAGCGGCTTTGTGCCCTGAAGGGAGCAAGACCTGTAATGAACAGAGCAG TTTCTGCACCGTCTAGGACTCTTGGGAAGGGAAAGCTAGTGAGGAACAGGTTTACCATTGATACAGACAGCGTGTTTGAGTGCAGTCCTGCTAGAGAGACTCAGCAGCAACACCAGCCTCAGCAAGCTGCCATTAGCGCGGACACTGACCGCTGGGTGGAGGAGCAGTTTGATCTGGATCAATACGAGGATCAGGAGGATGTCAAGGAGACTGACATTCTGAGCGATGATGATGAGTATTGTGAATCAGTCAAAGGGCCTACTGTGGAGCATGATCTGCCGGCTCAGGTAAAAGCAGTCTCTCTCATGGACAATACAAAACCTGAGCGGGAGAATAATCAGAAGACTGGGGATTCCCGTGCAATGAAAATGGCCCACCTTAAGAAACAATCTGCCGTATCTGGACTCAGTTGTGCCATAGAAAACACTGCCGAAGAGGTGATCTGGGTGAGACGGGAAGATTTTGTACCTGTTCGAAACAGTGACATTTAA
- the LOC117405862 gene encoding rho guanine nucleotide exchange factor TIAM1-like isoform X6, with protein MNPSELSSEAADSSGPQPAILRQLTDADKLRKVICELVETERTYVKDLKCLIDRYLTPLQKETFLTQDELDVLFGNLAEMLEFQNEFLQTLEDGTRLVPDLEKLEKVDQFKKVLFSLGGSFLYYADRFKIYSAFCASHTKVPKVFVKAKTDPAFKAFLDAQNPKQQHSSTLESYLIKPIQRVLKYPLLLRELFSLTDPESEEHYHLDVAMKAMNKVASHINEMQKIHEEYGAVFDQLIAEQIGEKKEVADLSMGDLLLHTTVVWLNPPASFGKWKKDPELAAFVFKTGVVFVYKDCSKQKKKMGASHRASISDERDPFRFRHMISTDALQVRALASADAEGGAVCEVVHVKSESEGRPERTFHLCCSSPESKKDFLKTIHSVLRDKQRRQLLKTESLPPNQQYVPFGGKRLCALKGARPVMNRAVSAPSRTLGKGKLVRNRFTIDTDSVFECSPARETQQQHQPQQAAISADTDRWVEEQFDLDQYEDQEDVKETDILSDDDEYCESVKGPTVEHDLPAQVKAVSLMDNTKPERENNQKTGDSRAMKMAHLKKQSAVSGLSCAIENTAEEVIWVRREDFVPVRNSDI; from the exons ATGAATCCCTCAGAGCTCTCTTCCGAGGCTGCAGACTCCTCTGGACCTCAACCTGCAATACTGCGGCAGCTGACCGATGCCGATAAACTGCGCAAAGTCATCTGCGAGCTGGTGGAAACTGAAAGAACCTACGTTAAA gaTTTAAAATGTCTTATTGACAGGTATTTAACACCTTTACAGAAAGAAACCTTTCTTACTCAAGACGAG CTTGATGTGCTTTTTGGAAACCTGGCAGAAATGTTGGAGTTCCAAAATGAATTTCTTCAAACACTTGAAGATGGAACAAGGCTGGTGCCTGATTTGGAAAAACTTGAAAAAGTTGATCAGTTCAAG AAGGTGCTATTCTCCCTGGGTGGCTCTTTTCTATACTACGCAGACCGCTTCAAGATCTACAGTGCATTTTGTGCCAGCCATACAAAAGTTCCAAAGGTGTTTGTAAAAG CTAAAACTGACCCTGCTTTCAAGGCCTTCCTTGATGCTCAGAATCCCAAACAGCAGCACTCCTCCACTCTGGAATCCTACCTGATTAAACCTATCCAGCGGGTGCTTAAGTACCCTTTGCTGCTAAGGGAGCTATTTTCCTTAACAGATCCTGAAAGTGAAGAACATTATCATCTTGATG ttGCAATGAAAGCCATGAACAAAGTAGCGAGCCACATTAATGAAATGCAAAAAATCCATGAAGAGTATGGTGCTGTATTTGACCAACTGATAGCAGAACAGATTGGAGAGAAAAAAGAG GTTGCAGATCTGTCGATGGGGGACTTGCTTCTTCACACAACAGTTGTTTGGCTTAACCCCCCTGCCTCTTTTGGAAAGTGGAAGAAAGACCCTGAGTTAGCAGCATTTG tttttaaaactGGCGTTGTATTTGTTTACAAAGATTGCtcaaagcagaagaaaaaaatg gggGCATCTCATAGAGCTTCAATCTCAGACGAGAGAGACCCATTTCGATTCCGCCACATGATTTCTACTGATGCTCTTCAAGTTCGTGCACTTGCCAGTGCAG ATGCTGAGGGAGGGGCTGTGTGTGAAGTTGTACATGTGAAATCTGAGTCTGAAGGGAGACCAGAAAGAACATTCCACCTCTGTTGCAG ttctccAGAGAGTAAGAAAGACTTTTTAAAGACCATCCACTCTGTTCTTCGGGATAAACAGCGAAGGCAGCTTCTCAAAACTGAAAGTTTACCACCTAATCAGCAGTATGTACCTTTTGGAGGGAAGCGGCTTTGTGCCCTGAAGGGAGCAAGACCTGTAATGAACAGAGCAG TTTCTGCACCGTCTAGGACTCTTGGGAAGGGAAAGCTAGTGAGGAACAGGTTTACCATTGATACAGACAGCGTGTTTGAGTGCAGTCCTGCTAGAGAGACTCAGCAGCAACACCAGCCTCAGCAAGCTGCCATTAGCGCGGACACTGACCGCTGGGTGGAGGAGCAGTTTGATCTGGATCAATACGAGGATCAGGAGGATGTCAAGGAGACTGACATTCTGAGCGATGATGATGAGTATTGTGAATCAGTCAAAGGGCCTACTGTGGAGCATGATCTGCCGGCTCAGGTAAAAGCAGTCTCTCTCATGGACAATACAAAACCTGAGCGGGAGAATAATCAGAAGACTGGGGATTCCCGTGCAATGAAAATGGCCCACCTTAAGAAACAATCTGCCGTATCTGGACTCAGTTGTGCCATAGAAAACACTGCCGAAGAGGTGATCTGGGTGAGACGGGAAGATTTTGTACCTGTTCGAAACAGTGACATTTAA
- the LOC117405862 gene encoding rho guanine nucleotide exchange factor TIAM1-like isoform X3, whose product MSILRTGKQRASSQNVKRSSESFYEMLHLSTEQVAAFCRSLHDMNPSELSSEAADSSGPQPAILRQLTDADKLRKVICELVETERTYVKDLKCLIDRYLTPLQKETFLTQDELDVLFGNLAEMLEFQNEFLQTLEDGTRLVPDLEKLEKVDQFKKVLFSLGGSFLYYADRFKIYSAFCASHTKVPKVFVKAKTDPAFKAFLDAQNPKQQHSSTLESYLIKPIQRVLKYPLLLRELFSLTDPESEEHYHLDVAMKAMNKVASHINEMQKIHEEYGAVFDQLIAEQIGEKKEVADLSMGDLLLHTTVVWLNPPASFGKWKKDPELAAFVFKTGVVFVYKDCSKQKKKMGASHRASISDERDPFRFRHMISTDALQVRALASADAEGGAVCEVVHVKSESEGRPERTFHLCCSSPESKKDFLKTIHSVLRDKQRRQLLKTESLPPNQQYVPFGGKRLCALKGARPVMNRAVSAPSRTLGKGKLVRNRFTIDTDSVFECSPARETQQQHQPQQAAISADTDRWVEEQFDLDQYEDQEDVKETDILSDDDEYCESVKGPTVEHDLPAQVKAVSLMDNTKPERENNQKTGDSRAMKMAHLKKQSAVSGLSCAIENTAEEVIWVRREDFVPVRNSDI is encoded by the exons ATGTCTATTCTCAGGACAGGCAAACAGAGAGCAAGTTCTCAGAATGTGAAACGGTCCTCTGAATCTTTTTATGAGATGCTTCACCTG AGTACTGAGCAGGTTGCAGCTTTCTGTCGTAGTCTTCATGACATGAATCCCTCAGAGCTCTCTTCCGAGGCTGCAGACTCCTCTGGACCTCAACCTGCAATACTGCGGCAGCTGACCGATGCCGATAAACTGCGCAAAGTCATCTGCGAGCTGGTGGAAACTGAAAGAACCTACGTTAAA gaTTTAAAATGTCTTATTGACAGGTATTTAACACCTTTACAGAAAGAAACCTTTCTTACTCAAGACGAG CTTGATGTGCTTTTTGGAAACCTGGCAGAAATGTTGGAGTTCCAAAATGAATTTCTTCAAACACTTGAAGATGGAACAAGGCTGGTGCCTGATTTGGAAAAACTTGAAAAAGTTGATCAGTTCAAG AAGGTGCTATTCTCCCTGGGTGGCTCTTTTCTATACTACGCAGACCGCTTCAAGATCTACAGTGCATTTTGTGCCAGCCATACAAAAGTTCCAAAGGTGTTTGTAAAAG CTAAAACTGACCCTGCTTTCAAGGCCTTCCTTGATGCTCAGAATCCCAAACAGCAGCACTCCTCCACTCTGGAATCCTACCTGATTAAACCTATCCAGCGGGTGCTTAAGTACCCTTTGCTGCTAAGGGAGCTATTTTCCTTAACAGATCCTGAAAGTGAAGAACATTATCATCTTGATG ttGCAATGAAAGCCATGAACAAAGTAGCGAGCCACATTAATGAAATGCAAAAAATCCATGAAGAGTATGGTGCTGTATTTGACCAACTGATAGCAGAACAGATTGGAGAGAAAAAAGAG GTTGCAGATCTGTCGATGGGGGACTTGCTTCTTCACACAACAGTTGTTTGGCTTAACCCCCCTGCCTCTTTTGGAAAGTGGAAGAAAGACCCTGAGTTAGCAGCATTTG tttttaaaactGGCGTTGTATTTGTTTACAAAGATTGCtcaaagcagaagaaaaaaatg gggGCATCTCATAGAGCTTCAATCTCAGACGAGAGAGACCCATTTCGATTCCGCCACATGATTTCTACTGATGCTCTTCAAGTTCGTGCACTTGCCAGTGCAG ATGCTGAGGGAGGGGCTGTGTGTGAAGTTGTACATGTGAAATCTGAGTCTGAAGGGAGACCAGAAAGAACATTCCACCTCTGTTGCAG ttctccAGAGAGTAAGAAAGACTTTTTAAAGACCATCCACTCTGTTCTTCGGGATAAACAGCGAAGGCAGCTTCTCAAAACTGAAAGTTTACCACCTAATCAGCAGTATGTACCTTTTGGAGGGAAGCGGCTTTGTGCCCTGAAGGGAGCAAGACCTGTAATGAACAGAGCAG TTTCTGCACCGTCTAGGACTCTTGGGAAGGGAAAGCTAGTGAGGAACAGGTTTACCATTGATACAGACAGCGTGTTTGAGTGCAGTCCTGCTAGAGAGACTCAGCAGCAACACCAGCCTCAGCAAGCTGCCATTAGCGCGGACACTGACCGCTGGGTGGAGGAGCAGTTTGATCTGGATCAATACGAGGATCAGGAGGATGTCAAGGAGACTGACATTCTGAGCGATGATGATGAGTATTGTGAATCAGTCAAAGGGCCTACTGTGGAGCATGATCTGCCGGCTCAGGTAAAAGCAGTCTCTCTCATGGACAATACAAAACCTGAGCGGGAGAATAATCAGAAGACTGGGGATTCCCGTGCAATGAAAATGGCCCACCTTAAGAAACAATCTGCCGTATCTGGACTCAGTTGTGCCATAGAAAACACTGCCGAAGAGGTGATCTGGGTGAGACGGGAAGATTTTGTACCTGTTCGAAACAGTGACATTTAA
- the LOC117405862 gene encoding rho guanine nucleotide exchange factor TIAM1-like isoform X5: MSTEQVAAFCRSLHDMNPSELSSEAADSSGPQPAILRQLTDADKLRKVICELVETERTYVKDLKCLIDRYLTPLQKETFLTQDELDVLFGNLAEMLEFQNEFLQTLEDGTRLVPDLEKLEKVDQFKKVLFSLGGSFLYYADRFKIYSAFCASHTKVPKVFVKAKTDPAFKAFLDAQNPKQQHSSTLESYLIKPIQRVLKYPLLLRELFSLTDPESEEHYHLDVAMKAMNKVASHINEMQKIHEEYGAVFDQLIAEQIGEKKEVADLSMGDLLLHTTVVWLNPPASFGKWKKDPELAAFVFKTGVVFVYKDCSKQKKKMGASHRASISDERDPFRFRHMISTDALQVRALASADAEGGAVCEVVHVKSESEGRPERTFHLCCSSPESKKDFLKTIHSVLRDKQRRQLLKTESLPPNQQYVPFGGKRLCALKGARPVMNRAVSAPSRTLGKGKLVRNRFTIDTDSVFECSPARETQQQHQPQQAAISADTDRWVEEQFDLDQYEDQEDVKETDILSDDDEYCESVKGPTVEHDLPAQVKAVSLMDNTKPERENNQKTGDSRAMKMAHLKKQSAVSGLSCAIENTAEEVIWVRREDFVPVRNSDI; the protein is encoded by the exons ATG AGTACTGAGCAGGTTGCAGCTTTCTGTCGTAGTCTTCATGACATGAATCCCTCAGAGCTCTCTTCCGAGGCTGCAGACTCCTCTGGACCTCAACCTGCAATACTGCGGCAGCTGACCGATGCCGATAAACTGCGCAAAGTCATCTGCGAGCTGGTGGAAACTGAAAGAACCTACGTTAAA gaTTTAAAATGTCTTATTGACAGGTATTTAACACCTTTACAGAAAGAAACCTTTCTTACTCAAGACGAG CTTGATGTGCTTTTTGGAAACCTGGCAGAAATGTTGGAGTTCCAAAATGAATTTCTTCAAACACTTGAAGATGGAACAAGGCTGGTGCCTGATTTGGAAAAACTTGAAAAAGTTGATCAGTTCAAG AAGGTGCTATTCTCCCTGGGTGGCTCTTTTCTATACTACGCAGACCGCTTCAAGATCTACAGTGCATTTTGTGCCAGCCATACAAAAGTTCCAAAGGTGTTTGTAAAAG CTAAAACTGACCCTGCTTTCAAGGCCTTCCTTGATGCTCAGAATCCCAAACAGCAGCACTCCTCCACTCTGGAATCCTACCTGATTAAACCTATCCAGCGGGTGCTTAAGTACCCTTTGCTGCTAAGGGAGCTATTTTCCTTAACAGATCCTGAAAGTGAAGAACATTATCATCTTGATG ttGCAATGAAAGCCATGAACAAAGTAGCGAGCCACATTAATGAAATGCAAAAAATCCATGAAGAGTATGGTGCTGTATTTGACCAACTGATAGCAGAACAGATTGGAGAGAAAAAAGAG GTTGCAGATCTGTCGATGGGGGACTTGCTTCTTCACACAACAGTTGTTTGGCTTAACCCCCCTGCCTCTTTTGGAAAGTGGAAGAAAGACCCTGAGTTAGCAGCATTTG tttttaaaactGGCGTTGTATTTGTTTACAAAGATTGCtcaaagcagaagaaaaaaatg gggGCATCTCATAGAGCTTCAATCTCAGACGAGAGAGACCCATTTCGATTCCGCCACATGATTTCTACTGATGCTCTTCAAGTTCGTGCACTTGCCAGTGCAG ATGCTGAGGGAGGGGCTGTGTGTGAAGTTGTACATGTGAAATCTGAGTCTGAAGGGAGACCAGAAAGAACATTCCACCTCTGTTGCAG ttctccAGAGAGTAAGAAAGACTTTTTAAAGACCATCCACTCTGTTCTTCGGGATAAACAGCGAAGGCAGCTTCTCAAAACTGAAAGTTTACCACCTAATCAGCAGTATGTACCTTTTGGAGGGAAGCGGCTTTGTGCCCTGAAGGGAGCAAGACCTGTAATGAACAGAGCAG TTTCTGCACCGTCTAGGACTCTTGGGAAGGGAAAGCTAGTGAGGAACAGGTTTACCATTGATACAGACAGCGTGTTTGAGTGCAGTCCTGCTAGAGAGACTCAGCAGCAACACCAGCCTCAGCAAGCTGCCATTAGCGCGGACACTGACCGCTGGGTGGAGGAGCAGTTTGATCTGGATCAATACGAGGATCAGGAGGATGTCAAGGAGACTGACATTCTGAGCGATGATGATGAGTATTGTGAATCAGTCAAAGGGCCTACTGTGGAGCATGATCTGCCGGCTCAGGTAAAAGCAGTCTCTCTCATGGACAATACAAAACCTGAGCGGGAGAATAATCAGAAGACTGGGGATTCCCGTGCAATGAAAATGGCCCACCTTAAGAAACAATCTGCCGTATCTGGACTCAGTTGTGCCATAGAAAACACTGCCGAAGAGGTGATCTGGGTGAGACGGGAAGATTTTGTACCTGTTCGAAACAGTGACATTTAA